A window of Haliscomenobacter hydrossis DSM 1100 contains these coding sequences:
- the metH gene encoding methionine synthase — protein sequence MKPDIREQLKQRILVIDGAMGTMIQRYKLGEAEYRGERFANFHRDVKGNNDLLSITQPQIIEEIHRAYLEAGADIIETNTFSGTSIAQADYEMQAYVYDLNYYSAQVAKKAADDYTTKTPHKPRYVAGAMGPTNRTASLSPDVNNPGYRAVTFKELKEAFYEQAKGLIEGGVDLLLLETIIDTLNVKAALFAIEDLFEELGYRIPVMVSGTITDASGRILSGQTAEAFWISVSHVPLLSVGLNCALGAEEMRPYLEALSNIADTFVSAYPNAGLPNEFGQYDQSAEEMQVYIRDFAASGFVNMIGGCCGTTPDHIRAMVEAVKGLPPRQIPVSPGYTMLSGLEPLIIRPETNFVNVGERTNVTGSRQFARLIREGKYNDALIVAQQQVEAGAQMIDVNMDEGLLDSEKAIVEFLNLMMSEPDIAKLPIMIDSSKFSVIEAGLQCVQGKCVVNSISLKEGEESFIHHAKLVRRYGAAAVVMAFDEDGQADTIERKVSICERAYKILTQQVGFKPQDIIFDPNIFAVATGIDEHNDYAIYFIEATRQIKQRCPGAKISGGVSNISFSYRGNDPVREAMHSAFLYHAIQAGMDMGIVNAGMIEVYANIPPDLLERVEDVLFNRRNDATERLTEFAESIKNDGGRVLQKDLAWREGTLGERITHALVKGITDYIDEDTEEARQQFPHALNVIEGPLMDGMNVVGDLFGAGKMFLPQVVKSARVMKKSVAYLTPFIEEEKAATGGSTKGKILLATVKGDVHDIGKNIVGVVLACNNFDIVDLGVMVPADKILKAAKEQNVDIIGLSGLITPSLDEMVHMAKEMERLGFTLPLLVGGATTSKTHTAVKIEPQYSGPVIHVLDASRSVGVAAALLSDDQDYRNNLIIDTKKDYERIREQRAGRQTSKAFIDLDKARENKVAIQWEGYHPPVPKKLGITVFEDYDLNELSEYIDWTPFFSSWQLAGKFPAILKDEIVGTEAQKLYNDARSLLRRVIDEKWLSARAVIGLFPANMVHHDDIEVYNNDERSEVKAVLHQLRQQLKKAAGQPNFCLADFIAPKGKAEDYIGAFAVTAGIGIEKWVAKFEAEHDDYNAIMLKALADRLAEALAERMHERVRKEFWGYAVAESLSSDDMIKEEYQGIRPAPGYPACPEHTEKRTLWSLLDVENNTGMILTESFAMYPAASVSGWYFAHPESKYFGLGQIGKDQITDYARRKGMSVAETERWLAPVLNYE from the coding sequence ATGAAACCAGACATTAGGGAACAGCTCAAACAACGCATCTTGGTCATTGATGGCGCCATGGGTACCATGATCCAGCGCTATAAACTCGGGGAAGCCGAATACCGCGGAGAGCGTTTTGCGAACTTCCACCGCGATGTAAAGGGGAATAACGATTTGCTTTCCATCACCCAGCCCCAAATCATCGAGGAAATTCACCGGGCGTATCTGGAAGCCGGGGCCGACATCATTGAGACCAATACATTCTCCGGCACTTCCATTGCGCAGGCCGATTACGAAATGCAGGCCTATGTATACGATCTGAATTACTATTCTGCGCAGGTGGCCAAAAAAGCTGCTGACGACTATACCACCAAAACCCCCCATAAGCCCCGCTACGTAGCCGGTGCGATGGGGCCCACCAACCGCACCGCGTCCTTATCCCCCGATGTCAACAATCCTGGCTACCGGGCGGTCACGTTTAAAGAACTCAAGGAAGCCTTTTACGAGCAAGCCAAGGGTTTGATCGAGGGCGGTGTGGATCTTTTGCTGTTGGAAACCATCATCGATACCCTCAATGTAAAAGCTGCGCTTTTTGCCATTGAAGACCTTTTTGAAGAGCTGGGTTACCGCATTCCGGTGATGGTTTCGGGTACAATTACCGATGCCAGCGGGCGGATTCTTTCGGGTCAAACCGCCGAAGCGTTCTGGATTTCGGTGAGCCACGTGCCCCTGCTCAGTGTTGGCTTGAACTGCGCCCTGGGTGCCGAAGAAATGCGTCCTTATCTCGAAGCCCTGTCCAACATTGCCGATACTTTTGTCAGCGCCTACCCCAATGCGGGGCTGCCCAATGAGTTTGGGCAATACGACCAATCTGCGGAAGAAATGCAGGTGTACATCCGTGATTTTGCCGCCAGTGGTTTTGTCAATATGATTGGGGGCTGCTGTGGTACCACGCCCGATCACATCCGGGCCATGGTGGAGGCCGTGAAGGGCTTGCCTCCCCGGCAGATTCCGGTATCCCCGGGTTATACCATGCTCAGTGGCTTGGAGCCGCTGATCATTCGGCCCGAGACCAATTTTGTCAACGTCGGAGAAAGAACCAACGTGACCGGTTCGCGGCAATTTGCCCGTTTGATTCGGGAAGGAAAATACAACGATGCCCTGATCGTGGCGCAGCAACAGGTGGAAGCCGGTGCCCAAATGATCGACGTCAACATGGACGAAGGGTTATTGGATTCCGAAAAAGCCATCGTCGAGTTTTTGAATTTGATGATGTCGGAGCCCGATATTGCCAAACTGCCGATCATGATCGATTCCTCCAAATTCAGCGTGATTGAAGCGGGTTTGCAGTGTGTACAAGGCAAATGTGTGGTCAATTCCATTTCGCTCAAGGAAGGAGAAGAATCTTTTATCCACCATGCCAAACTGGTGCGTCGTTATGGCGCAGCGGCGGTGGTGATGGCTTTTGATGAAGATGGCCAAGCCGATACCATCGAACGCAAGGTCTCGATTTGTGAACGGGCCTATAAAATCCTCACCCAGCAAGTAGGATTTAAACCTCAAGACATCATTTTTGACCCCAACATTTTTGCGGTGGCCACGGGTATCGATGAGCACAACGACTACGCCATCTACTTCATTGAAGCCACCCGTCAAATCAAACAACGCTGTCCTGGTGCCAAAATCAGCGGCGGCGTGAGCAATATTTCCTTCTCTTACCGGGGCAACGACCCCGTGCGGGAGGCCATGCACTCGGCCTTTTTGTACCACGCCATTCAGGCGGGAATGGACATGGGCATCGTCAACGCCGGGATGATTGAGGTGTATGCCAATATTCCCCCAGACTTGCTGGAGCGCGTGGAGGATGTGCTCTTCAATCGCCGCAACGACGCTACCGAACGCCTCACCGAGTTTGCCGAAAGCATCAAAAATGACGGAGGCAGGGTACTGCAAAAAGACCTGGCCTGGCGCGAAGGCACCCTGGGCGAGCGGATCACCCATGCCCTGGTCAAAGGCATCACTGACTACATCGACGAAGATACCGAAGAAGCCCGTCAGCAATTTCCACACGCCCTCAACGTCATTGAAGGCCCTTTGATGGATGGCATGAACGTGGTGGGCGACCTGTTTGGGGCGGGAAAAATGTTTTTACCCCAGGTGGTCAAAAGCGCTCGGGTCATGAAAAAATCGGTGGCTTATCTCACTCCGTTTATTGAGGAAGAAAAAGCCGCTACGGGCGGCAGCACCAAAGGAAAAATCCTGCTGGCAACGGTGAAAGGCGACGTTCACGACATCGGCAAAAACATCGTGGGCGTGGTTTTGGCTTGCAACAATTTTGACATTGTTGATTTGGGGGTGATGGTTCCGGCGGACAAAATCCTCAAAGCCGCCAAAGAGCAAAACGTCGACATCATCGGTCTGAGTGGATTGATTACGCCTTCTCTCGATGAGATGGTGCACATGGCCAAGGAAATGGAGCGTTTGGGCTTCACTTTGCCTTTGCTTGTCGGGGGCGCGACTACCTCCAAAACCCATACTGCGGTTAAAATTGAACCACAATATTCCGGGCCGGTGATTCATGTTCTGGACGCTTCGCGCAGTGTAGGAGTCGCTGCGGCCCTGTTGAGTGACGATCAGGACTACCGCAATAACCTGATCATTGACACCAAAAAAGATTACGAGCGCATCCGGGAGCAACGGGCGGGCCGACAAACTTCCAAAGCCTTCATTGATTTGGATAAAGCGCGGGAAAACAAAGTAGCCATCCAGTGGGAAGGCTACCATCCACCGGTGCCTAAAAAACTGGGCATTACCGTTTTTGAAGACTACGATTTAAATGAGCTGAGCGAATACATCGACTGGACGCCCTTCTTCAGCAGTTGGCAATTGGCCGGAAAGTTTCCCGCTATCCTCAAAGATGAGATTGTGGGTACCGAAGCCCAGAAGCTATACAACGATGCCCGCAGCCTACTGCGTCGGGTCATCGATGAAAAATGGCTCAGTGCCCGCGCCGTTATTGGTCTTTTCCCCGCCAATATGGTTCATCACGATGACATTGAAGTGTACAACAACGATGAGCGCAGCGAAGTAAAAGCCGTACTGCACCAATTGCGCCAACAATTGAAAAAAGCAGCAGGACAACCCAATTTCTGTCTGGCCGACTTCATTGCGCCCAAAGGAAAAGCAGAAGATTACATCGGAGCATTTGCGGTGACTGCCGGAATTGGCATTGAAAAATGGGTGGCAAAATTTGAGGCGGAACACGATGACTACAACGCCATCATGTTAAAAGCCCTCGCCGACCGCCTGGCCGAAGCCTTGGCTGAGCGGATGCACGAGCGGGTACGCAAAGAATTTTGGGGATACGCCGTAGCAGAAAGCCTGAGTTCCGACGACATGATCAAGGAAGAATACCAGGGCATTCGGCCTGCACCCGGTTATCCGGCCTGCCCGGAACACACCGAAAAACGCACACTCTGGAGTTTGTTGGATGTGGAAAACAATACGGGCATGATCCTTACCGAGAGTTTTGCCATGTATCCGGCAGCATCGGTGAGTGGCTGGTATTTTGCACATCCGGAATCCAAATATTTTGGTTTGGGTCAAATTGGCAAAGATCAAATTACGGATTACGCCCGACGCAAGGGCATGAGCGTGGCCGAAACGGAACGTTGGTTGGCACCTGTGCTCAACTACGAATAG
- a CDS encoding T9SS type A sorting domain-containing protein, whose amino-acid sequence MDSDCKTPIIDTVLTDELSCDILAVNITDKRYDASDDECYKIFRTYTVINWCAYDDRCGDPMAEGSVYVVDRGLWGNYGKNPIYMLVRDRDRDLNEEFWLSKDLTPNNGDDIYVRGDGNYGGYSSLGSSVTVSAGLMPFCKPEIYAHPYDYFQDWEYYHSFMYTQIIKVYDEVAPVVTAPRDTFCIREGADCLADVTITVAATDNCTDKVTLETQYLMVAPGQTTNAGSMILYSTPRWVTKDLGNGQFEITVKNLPVGTHDLIVVVRDECGNLSKATRIPFVVADCKGPAPICINGLSTELMPNGTGGGMMAVWASDFVASDIYDCYGQGPETKNGLKLVKKYSINRVGEPVIATQTGIDLDCDDFAVGGIVLVELHAWDEQGNDDFCITFIEVQDNRKVCPDLATGDNVAVVAGTIATEGNANLQGATITLSGQASMSATTTATGGYAFINLIKGNDFTVTPQLDKNHLNGVSTFDLVLIQKHILNVQALNSPYKMIAADVNNSKSITTLDLIALRKLILNIDQSFQNNTSWRFVDAAYNFPNASNPWAASFPEVVNINDLAGNINASFVAVKVGDVNASATVSSAASAEVRTAGTLDINAADAALKAGTEYSVEFSAADLKSIQGYQFALNLDKSKVELVDIVYGVAKAENFGVFTNEGLITTSWNGEAKQGALFTLVLRAKADAQLSSALSLNRIVSAEAYSVSNDQLNVALKFSGAALANGFELKQNTPNPFNGETMISFNLPKAAAATLTISDVTGRVLKSIRADYAKGFNQVILKATDLNASGVLYYTLEADDFTATKKMIVVE is encoded by the coding sequence GTGGACTCTGATTGCAAAACGCCAATCATTGATACGGTTCTGACCGACGAATTGTCTTGTGACATCCTGGCGGTAAACATCACCGACAAGCGTTACGATGCTTCTGACGATGAGTGCTACAAAATCTTCCGTACTTACACCGTGATCAACTGGTGTGCTTACGACGACCGTTGTGGTGACCCAATGGCTGAAGGATCTGTTTATGTAGTTGACCGCGGCTTGTGGGGTAACTATGGCAAGAATCCAATCTACATGTTGGTTCGTGACCGCGATCGTGACCTGAATGAAGAATTCTGGTTGTCGAAAGACCTGACGCCTAACAACGGCGATGACATCTATGTACGTGGCGATGGCAACTACGGTGGTTACTCTTCTTTGGGTAGCAGCGTAACGGTTTCTGCTGGCTTAATGCCATTCTGTAAGCCAGAAATCTATGCTCACCCTTACGATTACTTCCAGGATTGGGAGTACTACCACTCTTTCATGTATACCCAGATCATCAAGGTATACGACGAAGTTGCACCAGTAGTAACTGCACCAAGAGATACGTTCTGCATCCGCGAAGGTGCCGATTGTTTGGCTGACGTAACGATCACCGTTGCGGCTACCGACAACTGTACGGATAAAGTGACTTTGGAAACACAGTACTTGATGGTTGCTCCAGGTCAAACGACCAATGCTGGTTCGATGATCCTGTACAGCACTCCACGTTGGGTAACCAAAGATTTGGGCAATGGCCAATTCGAGATCACGGTGAAAAACTTGCCCGTAGGTACCCACGATCTGATCGTGGTGGTACGTGACGAGTGTGGTAACCTGAGCAAAGCAACCCGGATTCCATTTGTGGTGGCAGATTGCAAAGGACCAGCACCAATTTGTATCAATGGCTTGAGCACTGAACTGATGCCTAACGGCACCGGTGGTGGTATGATGGCAGTATGGGCTTCTGACTTCGTGGCTTCGGACATTTACGATTGTTATGGTCAGGGACCAGAAACCAAAAATGGCCTGAAACTGGTTAAGAAGTACTCGATCAACCGCGTTGGTGAGCCAGTAATTGCCACTCAAACCGGTATCGATCTGGATTGTGATGATTTTGCAGTAGGAGGAATCGTATTGGTTGAATTGCACGCTTGGGATGAGCAAGGCAATGACGACTTCTGTATCACTTTCATCGAAGTACAAGACAACCGCAAGGTGTGTCCTGATTTAGCTACGGGTGATAATGTAGCTGTTGTAGCAGGTACGATCGCTACGGAAGGCAACGCTAACCTCCAGGGTGCAACCATCACCTTGAGTGGCCAGGCTTCCATGAGCGCAACAACAACTGCAACGGGTGGTTATGCATTCATTAACCTGATCAAAGGAAACGACTTCACGGTAACACCACAATTGGACAAAAACCACCTCAATGGGGTTTCTACTTTTGACCTGGTATTGATCCAGAAGCACATCCTGAATGTACAGGCCCTGAACAGCCCATACAAAATGATTGCTGCTGACGTCAACAACTCTAAGTCAATCACTACTTTGGACTTGATTGCCCTGCGCAAGTTGATCCTTAACATCGATCAAAGCTTCCAGAACAACACTTCCTGGAGATTCGTTGATGCAGCTTACAATTTCCCAAATGCCAGCAACCCATGGGCGGCTAGCTTCCCAGAAGTTGTGAACATCAACGACTTGGCTGGAAACATCAACGCTAGCTTCGTAGCGGTTAAAGTGGGTGATGTTAACGCCAGTGCCACCGTAAGTTCTGCTGCTTCTGCTGAAGTACGTACTGCGGGTACATTGGACATCAACGCTGCTGACGCTGCTTTGAAAGCTGGTACTGAGTACAGTGTAGAATTCTCTGCTGCTGACCTGAAGAGCATTCAGGGTTACCAGTTCGCATTGAACCTGGACAAGAGCAAAGTTGAATTGGTAGACATCGTTTACGGGGTAGCCAAAGCTGAAAACTTCGGTGTATTCACCAATGAAGGATTGATCACCACTTCCTGGAATGGTGAAGCGAAGCAAGGTGCTTTGTTCACTTTGGTACTTCGTGCCAAAGCTGACGCTCAACTGAGCAGCGCACTGAGCCTGAACCGTATCGTTTCTGCGGAAGCATACAGCGTAAGCAACGACCAACTGAATGTTGCCCTGAAGTTCAGCGGTGCTGCGCTTGCCAATGGTTTTGAACTGAAGCAAAACACGCCTAACCCATTCAACGGGGAGACGATGATCAGCTTCAACTTGCCAAAAGCTGCTGCTGCTACTTTGACCATCAGCGATGTAACCGGTCGGGTACTGAAGAGCATCCGTGCTGACTACGCCAAAGGTTTCAACCAAGTTATCCTCAAGGCTACTGATTTGAACGCTTCTGGTGTATTGTATTACACCCTCGAAGCTGACGATTTTACTGCTACCAAGAAGATGATTGTTGTTGAATAG
- a CDS encoding ATP-binding protein, with product MGSTKIHCDRNGLIWIGTNGYGVRKYNLVNQFFQHFLPGISTRQLCPDRNGRLWIWDNFSNIKLLDEQKNQIAQPFIADNSLFHHDLLHAQDGSFWFLGEKRTAPSEGGALIRKNEKTGATQQFRTPILIGMFSQLMEDHNGDIWIYGRESQLTRLDLSSNKFSSYDFSQYTGAKEIGHALMEDANGHYWIGTPHGLLRGILNKADKMDFTLFKNDPANREGLNNNFILSMHDDPRSPKRFLWIGTKGGGLNLLDKKTGNCQHFTMENGLPDDVVYGILPDSRGHLWLSTNSGLCKFTPSNKHFENYSVADGLQDNEFNTLSFAKGFDGRLFFGGVNGITAFVPEKIAPNQQPPKVFITRLKVNNKQIAAGEGILSKSIEYTQSLTLKYTQNHITLDFAAMDFASAAKNQFRYRLKGADKNWIESTTAHTANYSNLLPGKYLFEVSSGGAHGVWPAEPAAQLNIYIRPPWWRTTFAYVFYGLVLLVGLWQLNRWQKQRIQLQQQRLFEQKEIGRIRELEQLKTDFFANITHELRTPITLIIEPLRQILSNPKAENWLSKVQIAERSGSKLLYLVTQLLDLAKIEGGAMHPELQWGSIDDTLQAVADSFVDQAQRKGITFYSGPVQQALGMGCFDADKLEKIAANLLSNALKFTPEGGTVSLNWSQELDGHKQLLVMEVRDTGPGIAPESIAHIFDRFYTIHSATGDGQAGTGIGLALCKELAEIMQGQITVESEPGQGALFRLKILLQLVSTHNQLPLPEPPVAAEQTLPIFDLETNTNAQTSVLVVEDNAELRAFLTQTLAKKYLVSSAENGEIAFAMAQEQIPDVVVTDLMMPRVDGMELLQLLKGNLPTSHIPVLMLTARTALETRLESIKFGADAYLQKPFNTLELMAWVDNLLENRRQLQQRIIKEKKQKIALLADHSTEAVATLSALDQDFLARLQQALTLELENEDLNVEDLARLMFISRSQLHRKLNALTGLSSTEFIRNFRLDQAMLLLKSKSGKISDIASQVGFRNVKYFSTAFKEYFGVSPSEV from the coding sequence ATGGGTTCTACCAAAATCCATTGTGACCGCAATGGATTGATCTGGATTGGCACCAATGGGTATGGAGTGCGTAAATACAATTTGGTCAACCAGTTTTTTCAGCATTTTTTACCCGGAATCAGCACCCGACAGCTCTGCCCCGATCGCAATGGGCGGCTTTGGATTTGGGATAATTTTTCCAATATCAAATTGTTAGACGAACAAAAAAACCAAATTGCTCAGCCCTTCATTGCTGATAACAGCCTCTTTCACCACGATCTATTACATGCACAGGATGGTTCATTTTGGTTTTTGGGGGAAAAACGAACTGCCCCTTCAGAAGGAGGAGCCCTGATCCGAAAAAACGAAAAAACCGGAGCTACTCAACAATTTCGCACCCCGATTCTTATCGGGATGTTCAGCCAATTAATGGAAGACCACAACGGCGACATCTGGATATATGGACGGGAAAGCCAGTTGACAAGATTGGATTTGTCCAGCAATAAATTTTCCAGTTACGATTTTTCTCAGTACACAGGGGCAAAAGAAATTGGACATGCCTTGATGGAGGACGCCAATGGTCATTATTGGATTGGAACCCCGCACGGGTTGCTGCGTGGCATTTTGAACAAAGCGGACAAAATGGATTTTACCCTCTTCAAAAATGACCCTGCTAACCGTGAGGGACTCAACAATAATTTTATTCTTTCGATGCACGATGATCCGCGTAGCCCCAAGCGATTTTTATGGATAGGTACCAAAGGTGGAGGGCTAAATTTACTGGATAAAAAAACGGGCAATTGTCAGCACTTTACAATGGAAAATGGCCTGCCCGATGATGTGGTGTATGGCATTCTTCCCGATTCCAGAGGGCATTTATGGTTGAGTACGAACTCTGGCCTGTGTAAGTTCACACCAAGCAACAAGCATTTTGAAAACTATTCGGTTGCCGATGGCCTGCAAGACAATGAGTTCAATACCCTGAGTTTTGCCAAAGGTTTTGATGGCCGTTTGTTTTTTGGTGGCGTCAATGGCATCACTGCATTTGTACCAGAGAAAATTGCCCCCAACCAACAACCGCCTAAAGTTTTTATTACCAGGTTAAAAGTCAACAATAAGCAAATAGCGGCTGGAGAGGGAATTTTGTCCAAAAGCATTGAGTACACTCAATCCTTAACCCTAAAATATACTCAAAACCACATTACCCTTGATTTTGCAGCTATGGATTTTGCATCCGCGGCTAAAAATCAGTTCCGTTATCGATTAAAAGGAGCGGATAAAAACTGGATTGAATCCACTACTGCCCATACCGCCAACTACAGCAACTTGCTACCTGGAAAATACCTTTTTGAAGTGTCTTCCGGTGGTGCGCATGGCGTTTGGCCCGCTGAACCAGCGGCACAGTTGAACATTTACATCCGACCTCCCTGGTGGCGTACCACTTTCGCATACGTATTTTATGGATTGGTATTGCTCGTAGGGTTATGGCAATTGAATCGCTGGCAAAAACAACGGATTCAACTGCAACAACAGCGGCTTTTTGAGCAAAAAGAAATAGGGCGGATCCGGGAGTTGGAGCAACTGAAAACTGATTTTTTTGCGAACATTACCCATGAACTGCGCACCCCGATTACCTTGATCATTGAACCTTTGCGGCAAATCTTGAGCAATCCCAAGGCCGAAAATTGGCTTTCAAAAGTACAAATCGCCGAACGCAGTGGCAGCAAATTACTCTACCTGGTCACTCAATTATTAGACCTGGCCAAAATAGAAGGTGGTGCTATGCATCCTGAGCTCCAATGGGGGAGCATCGACGATACACTACAAGCGGTAGCGGACTCTTTTGTGGATCAAGCACAGCGTAAAGGCATCACTTTCTACAGCGGACCAGTACAGCAAGCCTTGGGAATGGGGTGCTTTGATGCAGATAAACTTGAAAAAATTGCTGCCAATTTGTTGTCAAACGCCTTGAAATTTACTCCTGAAGGAGGGACCGTAAGTTTAAACTGGAGTCAAGAGCTTGATGGGCACAAACAACTTCTGGTGATGGAAGTCCGGGATACCGGGCCAGGTATCGCTCCCGAATCGATCGCGCACATTTTTGATCGTTTTTATACGATCCATTCTGCTACAGGGGATGGACAGGCCGGAACTGGAATTGGTTTGGCACTTTGTAAAGAATTGGCCGAAATCATGCAGGGACAGATAACGGTAGAAAGTGAACCCGGGCAAGGTGCGCTGTTTCGCCTGAAAATTCTACTACAACTTGTCTCAACCCACAACCAGCTACCCCTACCCGAACCACCTGTCGCTGCGGAGCAAACTTTGCCAATTTTTGATTTGGAAACGAATACAAATGCTCAAACTTCGGTTTTAGTGGTAGAAGATAATGCTGAATTGCGCGCGTTTTTAACCCAGACCTTGGCTAAAAAATACCTCGTCAGCAGTGCTGAAAATGGGGAAATAGCTTTTGCCATGGCGCAGGAGCAGATCCCCGATGTCGTGGTAACAGACTTGATGATGCCCCGGGTAGATGGAATGGAATTGCTTCAGTTGTTAAAAGGTAACCTCCCAACCAGTCATATTCCCGTATTGATGCTGACCGCCAGGACAGCCTTGGAAACACGCCTGGAAAGTATCAAATTTGGTGCCGATGCCTACCTGCAAAAGCCGTTTAATACCTTGGAGCTGATGGCCTGGGTAGATAACCTCCTGGAAAATCGACGACAGCTTCAGCAACGGATAATCAAGGAAAAGAAACAAAAGATTGCCTTGCTGGCCGATCACTCTACTGAAGCTGTTGCGACCTTAAGTGCTCTCGACCAGGATTTTTTGGCTCGCTTGCAACAGGCATTGACCCTTGAGTTAGAAAATGAGGACTTGAATGTAGAAGACCTGGCTCGCTTGATGTTCATCAGTCGCTCACAATTGCACCGCAAACTGAATGCACTCACCGGTCTTTCCAGTACCGAATTCATTCGCAATTTTAGACTGGATCAGGCCATGCTCTTGTTGAAATCAAAGAGTGGAAAAATCTCCGATATTGCCAGCCAGGTGGGTTTCCGCAACGTCAAATACTTCTCCACGGCATTCAAAGAATATTTTGGTGTCTCTCCTAGTGAGGTCTAA
- a CDS encoding two-component regulator propeller domain-containing protein encodes MIEVHNYQSKVGFAISIFFWLLLSSSHAQNVQLEVLNSTQGLSQGMIYDILQDRNDFIWFGTRGGLNRYDGYTFKVLKNDPFDPFSISDNTVQALG; translated from the coding sequence ATGATTGAGGTTCACAACTACCAGTCGAAGGTGGGGTTTGCAATCTCCATTTTTTTCTGGCTTCTTCTTTCTTCCAGCCATGCCCAAAATGTTCAACTTGAAGTATTGAACAGTACCCAGGGTTTATCTCAAGGTATGATCTACGATATCTTGCAGGATCGCAATGATTTTATCTGGTTTGGTACTCGTGGTGGCTTAAATCGTTATGATGGCTACACATTTAAGGTGCTCAAAAACGACCCTTTTGACCCTTTTTCCATTTCAGACAATACTGTTCAGGCCTTAGGGTAA